The Phormidium ambiguum IAM M-71 genome contains a region encoding:
- the psbQ gene encoding photosystem II protein PsbQ: protein MFKARFRSLLALTLAFVATVLVSCGGSPTVAKPPTYTPAQIEQIQQYVSDLEKVQERLPELAKLIQDGNWVFVKNFIRGPLGELRSKLSYVERNLLPQDKTKARETSKELIESLILIDEAADGRDYNKAIRNFGVVQRELRSFLELTPQA from the coding sequence ATGTTTAAGGCACGATTTCGATCTCTTCTGGCGTTAACTCTGGCGTTTGTGGCTACTGTTCTAGTTAGCTGCGGTGGTAGTCCCACAGTGGCTAAGCCGCCTACTTATACTCCAGCACAAATTGAGCAAATTCAGCAGTATGTTTCTGACTTGGAAAAGGTTCAGGAACGGTTGCCCGAATTAGCCAAGCTGATTCAAGATGGAAATTGGGTTTTTGTCAAGAATTTTATTCGTGGGCCTTTGGGTGAGTTGCGGTCAAAATTGAGCTATGTCGAACGCAATTTACTGCCTCAAGATAAGACAAAAGCTCGTGAAACTTCTAAGGAGTTGATTGAAAGCTTAATCTTAATTGATGAAGCTGCTGATGGCCGTGATTATAATAAGGCTATCCGTAATTTTGGGGTTGTGCAACGCGAGTTGCGATCGTTCTTGGAATTAACTCCTCAAGCATAG